The segment AGCCAGGCCGTGGCTTCACCCGCCGGTTCGGGGCCGCCGAAGCGGTTCAGCAGGGCGTCGAGGGCCATGGGTGTGTCGGTCGTCGGTCGGCGCGGCATCGGCTCTCCTGACGCGGCCAGCGGGCGGCGCGGGGAAAAGGCCCGCCGGACGGCGCCGATCGCCGGTCCGGCGGGGAAGGGACCGGGCTGCGCGATGGGGAAGGGAGGAGTCCTGACCCGGTCTCTCCGCCCTCTCCTTCGCAAGCGCGATGCCAGCCGCGCGCCCGGTCGGACCCAAGCTCAAGCTCTTGGGAACCATCGACTTGTGGAGCGGTCCGCCCAGCGCGGGTGCCCCGGTCTCCGGGCGCGTCGACCGGAACGGTCTACGTTCCGGGGGTGGATTCGATCCCGTGCCGCGCCAGCTTGGTGTACAGCGACCGCAGGCTGATGCCCAGCAACCGCGCAGCGGCGGTCTTGTTCCCTCCCGTCCGCTCGAGCGCCTCGCGGATCTGGCGCGCCTCGAGCTCCGCGAGCGGAAGGAACTCCCCGTCCCCGGCGCCTTCCCTTACGGCCGGGGGAGCCGGCCGCCGGGGCGCCTCCGGGGCCGGCGCCGCGGAACCCGGGCGGAGGGGCGGGAGATCGCCGACGTCGATCGTGTCGCCGCGCGCCATGATCAGCCCGCGCTCGATCGCATTGCGGAGCTCGCGGACGTTGCCGGGCCAGTCGTGGGCGCGGAGCGCCTCGAGGGCCCGTGGCGTCAGCCGGCGCGGTTCCGGCCGCTCCGGCTCGAGCCACCGGAGGAAGTGCTCGGCGAGGGCCGGTATGTCCTCCCGCCTCTCGCGCAACGGGGGCACATGGATGGTGAAGACGTTTAGCCGGTAGAAAAGGTCGCGCCGGAAGCGACCGGCCTCGACGTCCCGCGCGAGATCCCGGTTCGTGGCGGCCAGCACACGGGCGTTGGTCCGGCGTGGCTTCGGCTGGCCCAGTCGCTTGAACTCGCCCGTTTCGAGCACGCGCAGGAGCGAGGGTTGAATGCCGAGCTCCATCTCGCCGATCTCGTCGATCAGCAGCGTGCCGCCGTCCGCTTCCTCGAACAGGCCGGCCGCGGACCGCGTGGCCCCGGTGAAGGCGCCGGCGACATGTCCGAACAGCTCGTTCTCCAGCAGTTCGGGCCGCAAAGAGCCGCAATTGACGGCCAGGAACGGGCCGTCGGCGCGCGGGCTCGCCGCGTGGATCTTCCGGGCCACCAGCTCCTTGCCGGTGCCGCTCTCCCCGGTGATCAGCACGGTGGTCTCCGTCGGCGCCACCCGCTCGATCAGCTCGCGAAGTTCCCGGATCTTGGGGCTGTCCCCGACGAGGTCGCGATAGGGATCCACCCTGTCCAGCATCCGGGCCAGCCGGCGGTTCTCGAGCATGAGGCGGCGGTGCTCGTACGCCCGCTGGACGACCTTCTCGATCTCCTCCACGCGCGCCGGCTTCTGGAGATAGTC is part of the Acidobacteriota bacterium genome and harbors:
- a CDS encoding sigma-54-dependent Fis family transcriptional regulator translates to MRLLILDDEALFLETLARIFGREGFEVTTTSVGSAAIQHIERNPVDVVLADVVMPGMDGLTFLEHVRSRPDPPEVVMLTAHATVETAVRAMKAGAYDYLQKPARVEEIEKVVQRAYEHRRLMLENRRLARMLDRVDPYRDLVGDSPKIRELRELIERVAPTETTVLITGESGTGKELVARKIHAASPRADGPFLAVNCGSLRPELLENELFGHVAGAFTGATRSAAGLFEEADGGTLLIDEIGEMELGIQPSLLRVLETGEFKRLGQPKPRRTNARVLAATNRDLARDVEAGRFRRDLFYRLNVFTIHVPPLRERREDIPALAEHFLRWLEPERPEPRRLTPRALEALRAHDWPGNVRELRNAIERGLIMARGDTIDVGDLPPLRPGSAAPAPEAPRRPAPPAVREGAGDGEFLPLAELEARQIREALERTGGNKTAAARLLGISLRSLYTKLARHGIESTPGT